A single window of Corythoichthys intestinalis isolate RoL2023-P3 chromosome 21, ASM3026506v1, whole genome shotgun sequence DNA harbors:
- the LOC130909732 gene encoding uncharacterized protein LOC130909732, translated as MRNIYRVLASQYDPLGFLLPYTTRAKMLVRRLWEKHRDWDDPLLPQDLLQAWNSWEQELHLLPQVSLPRAYLPAEVDESSVVREVHVFSDASEQAYGAVAYLRTIDKQGQVHLSFLLARSKVAPKRLLSMPRLELCGAVAGAQLAKLLERELTLKVAKTVLWTDSTTVLAWLQSESCRFKVFVGTRVAEIQELTSPQSWRYVDSERNPADDITRGKSLQELVKPNRWSQGPPFLLQPPEKWPVLSSGVQNEDVSELRKSTFCGAIATKASAAWAEQHDTWQALLEATVQELHGAADQSSNPTAEDYRKAEGLILQRAQQESFPDEVRLLKVGKPVSSCSRLITLSPEMDSERQLICVGGRLRRAESLEPSAVHPVVLDPSHPSTRLLIQDYDSRLHHPGPERVFAEIRRSYWILRGREAVRRYQHSCPECRRWKAKPAIPKMADLPPARLRLFKPAFFSTGMDCFGPFQVKVGRRIEKRWGIIFKCLTTRGVHLDLLNTLDVDSFLMALRRFIARRGTPAELYSDQGTNFRGGERELRESFAAMSPDLQEQLAKQKISFHFNPPAAPHFGGVWEREIRSVKAALYPTVGAQPVPEEVLRTVLLEVEGILNSKPLGYVSSSLHDPDPVTPNVLLMGRLDGSLPQTVYPETALLSRRRWKHSQILANHFWSSFLRNYLPSLQIRQKWQSTQAIITEGAIVMLVDPQSPRATWPVGRVTSVNPSADGQVRSAVVRVGDKEYTRPVARLVTLPAVSADNEEDNAADKNSA; from the coding sequence ATGAGGAACATCTACCGGGTCTTGGCCAGTCAGTATGACCCTCTGGGATTCCTCCTCCCGTACACGACTCGAGCCAAGATGCTTGTCCGACGTCTGTGGGAGAAGCACAGAGATTGGGATGACCCACTCCTTCCCCAAGACCTCCTGCAAGCATGGAACAGCTGGGAGCAAGAGTTGCACCTTCTCCCCCAAGTCAGCCTACCACGAGCATATCTACCAGCCGAAGTAGATGAGTCGAGCGTCGTCAGAGAGGTCCATGTGTTCTCTGACGCTTCAGAGCAAGCTTACGGTGCGGTGGCATACTTGAGGACGATCGACAAGCAAGGTCAGGTACATCTTTCCTTCCTACTTGCTCGCTCtaaagttgcacccaagcgtctGCTCTCCATGCCCAGGTTGGAGCTGTGTGGAGCTGTTGCAGGAGCACAGCTGGCTAAGCTCCTTGAAAGAGAACTCACGCTCAAGGTCGCCAAGACAGTCCTCTGGACAGACTCCACTACCGTGTTGGCATGGCTGCAGTCCGAGTCTTGTCGCTTCAAGGTCTTCGTTGGCACCAGAGTGGCCGAAATCCAAGAACTCACTAGCCCCCAGTCCTGGCGCTACGTAGATTCTGAGAGAAACCCTGCTGATGACATCACAAGGGGCAAGAGTCTACAAGAGCTGGTGAAGCCAAACAGATGGAGTCAAGGTCCTCCATTCCTCCTTCAACCACCAGAAAAATGGCCAGTCCTGTCAAGTGGAGTCCAGAACGAGGATGTCTCAGAACTGAGGAAGTCGACCTTCTGTGGTGCCATCGCGACCAAAGCCAGCGCCGCATGGGCCGAGCAGCACGACACTTGGCAGGCACTGCTAGAAGCTACAGTGCAGGAGCTTCATGGGGCGGCAGATCAGAGCAGCAATCCCACCGCTGAAGATTACCGCAAAGCAGAGGGGCTCATCCTCCAGCGAGCCCAACAAGAGAGTTTTCCAGATGAGGTGAGACTCCTAAAAGTCGGCAAACCTGTCTCATCCTGCAGCAGACTGATCACCTTATCGCCGGAGATGGACAGCGAAAGACAGCTCATCTGTGTCGGAGGACGGTTACGCCGTGCCGAGAGCTTGGAACCATCGGCTGTTCACCCAGTTGTGCTGGACCCAAGCCACCCTTCTACCAGACTGCTCATCCAGGACTACGACAGTCGTCTGCATCATCCTGGACCAGAGAGAGTCTTCGCAGAAATACGACGTTCCTACTGGATCCTGAGAGGTCGGGAAGCCGTACGTCGCTACCAGCACTCCTGTCCGGAATGTCGCCGCTGGAAGGCCAAACCTGCGATTCCCAAAATGGCTGACCTACCACCGGCGCGACTGCGACTCTTCAAACCAGCCTTCTTCTCGACAGGAATGGACTGCTTTGGACCCTTCCAAGTCAAAGTGGGAAGACGCATCGAGAAGAGGTGGGGTATAATATTCAAGTGTCTCACAACCAGGGGTGTGCACTTGGATCTCCTGAACACACTCGACGTCGACTCGTTCCTGATGGCCCTCAGAAGGTTTATCGCACGTCGTGGAACGCCAGCAGAGTTGTATTCCGACCAGGGAACCAACTTCCGTGGCGGAGAAAGAGAGCTTAGAGAATCGTTCGCTGCCATGTCTCCAGACCTTCAAGAGCAGCTAGCCAAGCAGAAGATCAGCTTCCACTTCAACCCTCCTGCAGCGCCACACTTCGGGGGAGTGTGGGAAAGGGAAATTCGGTCGGTGAAAGCTGCCCTCTATCCCACAGTGGGAGCTCAACCAGTCCCAGAGGAAGTGCTTCGAACAGTGCTTCTCGAAGTGGAAGGGATCCTCAATTCAAAGCCACTGGGGTACGTCTCATCCAGTCTCCACGATCCTGACCCAGTGACTCCAAACGTCCTGTTGATGGGGCGGCTGGATGGCTCCTTACCTCAGACTGTGTATCCAGAGACTGCCCTCCTGAGCCGCCGTCGTTGGAAGCACTCACAAATCCTGGCGAACCACTTCTGGTCCAGCTTCCTGAGGAACTACCTTCCCAGCCTGCAAATTCGTCAGAAGTGGCAGTCAACGCAAGCCATCATCACCGAGGGAGCTATCGTGATGCTGGTAGACCCGCAGTCACCTCGAGCGACGTGGCCAGTGGGACGCGTCACCAGTGTCAACCCAAGCGCCGATGGACAGGTACGCTCTGCTGTCGTGAGGGTCGGCGACAAGGAGTACACCCGACCAGTGGCCAGGTTAGTCACACTTCCAGCTGTCTCAGCCGACAACGAGGAGGACAATGCAGCCGACAAGAATTCAGCGTAA